From Sphingopyxis sp. USTB-05, the proteins below share one genomic window:
- a CDS encoding 2'-5' RNA ligase family protein, with amino-acid sequence MAKPPPEVQAAIAALPRNDRGRGPELLHVTLISLYDLHYAPPEWLPATIAALDSFAAAPFALRFDRIENRKAVTLRTRDPLAGARAFQKVLVNHLLREKAPIMDGTTPEPHITINYRGDRLGSETLGKKTPPIGWTVDEIILMESIVGKTTHVEHGRWPLCGDAG; translated from the coding sequence ATGGCCAAGCCGCCGCCGGAGGTGCAGGCGGCGATCGCCGCGTTGCCGCGTAACGACCGCGGACGCGGCCCCGAGCTGCTCCATGTCACGCTCATCTCGCTCTACGACCTCCACTATGCGCCGCCCGAGTGGCTGCCCGCGACCATCGCCGCGCTGGACAGCTTCGCCGCGGCGCCCTTCGCGCTCCGCTTCGACCGGATCGAGAACCGCAAGGCGGTGACTTTGCGCACGCGCGATCCGCTGGCCGGGGCGCGGGCGTTCCAGAAGGTGCTGGTGAACCATCTGCTGCGCGAAAAGGCGCCGATCATGGACGGCACCACCCCCGAACCGCATATCACGATCAACTATCGCGGCGACCGGCTGGGCAGTGAGACGCTGGGCAAAAAGACGCCGCCGATCGGCTGGACGGTGGACGAGATCATCCTGATGGAAAGCATCGTCGGCAAGACGACCCATGTCGAACATGGCCGCTGGCCGCTGTGTGGGGATGCGGGCTAA
- a CDS encoding RNA-directed DNA polymerase gives MEEAHFKRAILHLADLGDTDILPPLFEFQFFKEAADPIVKKLSSFSAASYNPVGAFEVLSPKTQTSFRIAHQLHSTDALLFTAAAIEVAEAIDEARLGPEQGAFSYRFDNDPTSSSLFTDTCSYHDWLISIAELCEPDEAFSNEPLVLETDISDFYGRIYFHRIEHVLDDIEAASPPRKIIENVIKNSRARQSYGLPVGGAASRIIAEGVLIDVDNMLRREGFKFTRFVDDFRIIVESPAQAHTALCRLAEHLMLTEGLSLNAAKTRILPASSVKDEIDNSFSEVFTNEERNGLDRYLKAIYDSEDVAETIADEIDVPILIEKISKVLKLDKIEYTSIKLILKALRANTVEDIESFISRFSELLYFAPRDFCMVLGSQAQQNPNNAELIAEKLLSIVGHSPFKDMALVRIWVNHLFVSGALPITDARMTQLEFGNTQIERRQNILLRGRLKDRAFFREAKTRFGDLSEWEKPAMMLGASCLAASEYETWLGFCKGKSTNIIFDEYISWLKANRSNLLEKLDQSFVVKSRRQRIAELFADIDITSLLGSLSGKKSAE, from the coding sequence ATGGAAGAAGCACATTTCAAGCGGGCGATCCTGCATCTAGCCGATCTCGGTGATACCGACATTCTGCCGCCTTTGTTTGAATTTCAATTTTTCAAGGAAGCCGCTGATCCGATAGTAAAAAAGCTATCGTCATTTTCAGCGGCTTCTTACAACCCCGTAGGCGCGTTTGAGGTCCTCAGTCCAAAAACGCAGACATCCTTCCGGATCGCGCATCAACTGCATTCTACGGACGCTCTTCTTTTTACCGCCGCCGCGATTGAGGTTGCTGAAGCGATCGATGAAGCTCGTCTTGGGCCGGAACAGGGGGCATTCTCTTATCGATTTGACAACGACCCTACTTCATCAAGCCTCTTCACTGACACGTGCTCGTATCACGACTGGCTAATTTCTATTGCCGAACTATGCGAGCCTGACGAAGCGTTTTCAAATGAACCGCTTGTACTAGAAACTGATATTTCCGACTTTTACGGAAGAATATATTTTCATCGCATTGAGCATGTGCTCGACGATATTGAGGCCGCCAGCCCTCCTCGTAAAATTATTGAAAATGTTATCAAAAATTCACGGGCGCGTCAGTCTTATGGCCTTCCCGTTGGCGGAGCGGCATCTCGGATTATCGCTGAAGGCGTCTTGATTGACGTCGACAATATGCTGCGGCGAGAAGGCTTTAAGTTCACGCGGTTTGTCGACGACTTCCGCATCATCGTTGAGAGCCCGGCGCAGGCTCACACCGCCCTTTGCCGATTAGCCGAGCACCTGATGCTAACCGAAGGCCTGTCTCTTAACGCCGCGAAGACCCGTATCTTGCCTGCGTCATCTGTAAAGGACGAAATTGACAATAGCTTTTCTGAGGTTTTCACTAACGAAGAGAGAAACGGGCTAGATCGATACCTAAAAGCGATTTACGATTCAGAAGACGTCGCCGAAACAATCGCTGACGAAATTGACGTACCCATCCTAATCGAAAAGATAAGCAAAGTTCTAAAGCTAGATAAGATTGAATACACTTCAATTAAACTTATATTGAAAGCATTAAGAGCAAACACCGTAGAAGATATTGAGTCTTTTATATCAAGGTTTTCCGAACTTCTCTATTTTGCCCCAAGAGATTTTTGCATGGTGCTTGGATCTCAGGCCCAGCAAAATCCCAATAATGCCGAACTGATTGCTGAAAAGCTGCTTTCCATTGTCGGCCATTCTCCGTTCAAAGATATGGCCTTGGTAAGAATTTGGGTCAATCACCTGTTCGTGTCGGGCGCCCTACCGATCACGGATGCCCGAATGACTCAACTGGAGTTCGGGAACACTCAGATCGAGCGCAGGCAGAATATTTTGCTGCGCGGGCGCTTGAAAGATCGAGCTTTTTTTCGTGAGGCGAAAACTCGATTTGGAGATTTGAGCGAGTGGGAGAAGCCGGCGATGATGCTTGGCGCATCTTGCCTAGCAGCGAGCGAGTACGAGACGTGGCTTGGTTTCTGCAAAGGAAAATCGACCAACATTATATTCGATGAATACATTTCATGGCTAAAGGCAAATAGATCAAATTTGCTAGAGAAGTTGGATCAAAGCTTTGTGGTAAAATCCCGCAGGCAGCGCATAGCAGAGCTCTTTGCCGACATTGACATTACAAGCCTCCTTGGAAGCCTTTCGGGAAAAAAATCGGCAGAATGA
- the thiC gene encoding phosphomethylpyrimidine synthase ThiC — MADIDSRLDKGAATPIGVTTGPIRGSRKIHVATQTGSGIRVAMREIDLDPHSGEPPVRVYDTSGPYTDANATIDINAGLPEIRAEWIRGRGDVEEVTQREVKPEDNGQLGPDRSGGVPAFPNVRRKVLRAKAGQNVSQMHYARRGIITPEMEYVAERENLGRARLAEYKRDGESWGASIPDYVTPEFVRDEVARGRAIIPSNINHPESEPMAIGRNFLVKINANIGNSAVASDVAAEVDKMVWSIRWGADTVMDLSTGRNIHDTREWIIRNSPVPIGTVPIYQALEKVGGVAEDLTWEIFADTLIEQAEQGVDYFTIHAGVRLPYVPLAAKRMTGIVSRGGSIMAKWCLAHHKESFLYERFDEITEIMKAYDVAYSLGDGLRPGSIYDANDEAQFAELYTLGELTKRAWAQDVQVMIEGPGHVPMHKIKENMEKQLEACGEAPFYTLGPLTTDIAPGYDHITSGIGAAQIGWYGTAMLCYVTPKEHLGLPDRDDVKVGVVTYKLAAHAADLAKGHPAAQVRDDALSKARFEFRWRDQFNLSLDPDTAEQYHDQTLPAEGAKSAHFCSMCGPKFCSMKISQEVRDFAKLQNQDSAGFIAAEEAEKGMAKMSEVYEETGRELYMGAGGREHD, encoded by the coding sequence ATGGCCGACATCGATTCCCGCCTCGACAAGGGCGCCGCAACCCCCATCGGCGTCACCACCGGGCCCATTCGCGGCAGCCGCAAGATCCACGTCGCGACGCAGACCGGCAGCGGCATCCGCGTCGCGATGCGCGAGATCGACCTCGACCCGCATTCGGGCGAGCCCCCCGTCCGCGTCTATGACACCAGCGGCCCCTACACCGACGCCAACGCCACCATCGACATCAACGCCGGCCTCCCCGAAATTCGCGCGGAGTGGATCCGCGGCCGCGGCGACGTCGAGGAAGTCACCCAGCGCGAGGTCAAGCCCGAGGACAACGGCCAGCTCGGCCCCGACCGCAGCGGCGGCGTCCCCGCTTTCCCGAACGTCCGCCGCAAAGTGCTCCGCGCGAAAGCGGGCCAGAACGTCAGCCAGATGCACTACGCCCGCCGCGGCATCATCACCCCCGAGATGGAATATGTCGCCGAGCGCGAGAATCTCGGCCGCGCGCGCCTCGCCGAATATAAGCGCGACGGCGAAAGCTGGGGCGCGAGCATCCCCGACTATGTCACGCCCGAATTCGTCCGCGATGAAGTCGCCCGCGGCCGCGCGATCATCCCCAGCAACATCAACCACCCCGAGAGCGAGCCGATGGCGATCGGCCGCAATTTCCTCGTCAAGATCAACGCCAATATCGGCAACAGCGCGGTCGCATCCGACGTCGCGGCCGAGGTCGACAAGATGGTCTGGTCGATCCGCTGGGGCGCCGACACCGTCATGGACCTGTCGACCGGCCGCAACATCCACGACACGCGCGAATGGATCATCCGCAACTCGCCCGTCCCGATCGGCACCGTCCCCATCTATCAGGCGCTCGAGAAAGTCGGCGGCGTCGCCGAGGATCTGACCTGGGAGATTTTCGCCGACACGCTGATCGAACAGGCCGAGCAGGGCGTAGACTATTTCACCATCCACGCCGGCGTCCGCCTGCCGTATGTCCCGCTCGCCGCAAAGCGCATGACCGGTATCGTGTCGCGCGGCGGCAGCATCATGGCGAAATGGTGCCTCGCGCATCACAAGGAAAGCTTCCTCTACGAACGCTTCGACGAGATTACCGAGATCATGAAGGCGTATGACGTCGCCTACAGCCTCGGCGACGGCCTCCGCCCCGGCAGCATCTATGACGCGAACGACGAGGCGCAGTTTGCCGAGCTCTACACGCTGGGCGAACTCACCAAGCGCGCCTGGGCACAGGATGTGCAGGTGATGATCGAGGGGCCGGGCCATGTCCCGATGCACAAGATCAAGGAGAATATGGAAAAGCAGCTCGAAGCCTGCGGCGAGGCGCCCTTCTATACCTTGGGGCCGCTCACCACCGACATCGCGCCGGGCTATGACCATATCACCAGCGGCATCGGCGCCGCGCAGATCGGCTGGTACGGCACCGCGATGCTTTGCTACGTCACGCCCAAGGAGCATCTCGGCCTGCCCGACCGCGACGATGTGAAGGTCGGCGTCGTCACCTACAAGCTCGCCGCGCACGCCGCCGACCTCGCCAAGGGCCACCCCGCCGCGCAGGTCCGCGACGACGCGCTATCGAAAGCGCGCTTCGAATTCCGCTGGCGCGACCAGTTCAACCTGAGCCTCGACCCCGACACGGCGGAGCAGTACCACGACCAGACCCTCCCGGCCGAGGGCGCCAAGTCGGCGCATTTCTGCAGCATGTGCGGCCCCAAATTCTGCTCGATGAAGATCAGCCAGGAAGTCCGCGACTTCGCGAAGCTGCAAAATCAGGACAGCGCAGGCTTTATCGCCGCCGAAGAGGCCGAAAAGGGCATGGCGAAAATGAGCGAGGTTTATGAAGAAACCGGGCGCGAGCTGTATATGGGCGCGGGTGGGCGGGAGCATGACTAG
- a CDS encoding DUF6265 family protein, whose product MRMIAAALALLLVAASPAARVEDLGWLAGDWVSDADGRWTEESWAPPRGGMMIGYSRSGRGDMLREFEFIRIARGADGALAYIAMPQGGAPVAFRLVRLEGASATFENAAHDYPQRIAYARTGDTLTATISAIDGAKARRWTYRRH is encoded by the coding sequence ATGCGGATGATCGCGGCGGCTTTGGCGCTGTTGCTCGTCGCGGCGAGCCCCGCGGCGCGCGTCGAGGATCTCGGCTGGCTCGCGGGCGACTGGGTGAGCGATGCGGACGGGCGCTGGACCGAGGAAAGCTGGGCACCGCCGCGCGGCGGGATGATGATCGGGTACAGCCGGTCGGGGCGCGGCGACATGCTGCGCGAGTTTGAGTTCATCCGCATCGCGCGCGGCGCGGATGGCGCGCTCGCCTATATCGCGATGCCGCAGGGCGGGGCACCGGTGGCGTTCCGGCTGGTCCGGCTGGAGGGGGCGAGCGCGACCTTTGAGAATGCCGCGCATGATTATCCGCAGCGCATCGCCTATGCCCGCACCGGCGACACGCTGACCGCGACGATTTCGGCGATCGACGGGGCGAAGGCGCGTCGCTGGACCTATCGACGGCACTGA